A region from the Streptomyces sp. 3214.6 genome encodes:
- a CDS encoding mechanosensitive ion channel family protein, translating into MNRTVTLDDGVIAGIALATGLLAAFLSRTLLRWLAKHAKRTKWSGDDVVVDALRTVVPWAAIAGGAAAAGAALPLTKAVQHTVNQCLTVLLIFVVTVSAARVVAGLVQSVTSSRSGVAGSATIFVNITRILVLAIGFLVVLQTLGISIAPLLTALGVGGLAVALALQDTLANLFAGIHILASKTVQPGDYIKLSSGEEGYVEDINWRQTTVRALSNNLVVIPNGQLAKTNMTNYMRPEQELTILVQVGVAYDSDLEHVERVTTEVIEQVMTGVEGALPHHEPAIRFHTFGDSRIGFTVILGVGEFSDQYRIKHEFIKRLHRRYREEGIRIPAPARTVALQQGTVVIPQQRTPDDVVQGEVSALHD; encoded by the coding sequence GTGAACCGCACAGTGACTCTGGACGACGGCGTCATCGCCGGAATCGCTCTGGCCACCGGTCTGTTGGCGGCCTTCCTGTCGCGCACGCTGCTGCGCTGGCTGGCGAAGCACGCCAAGCGCACCAAGTGGAGCGGCGACGACGTCGTCGTGGACGCGCTGCGCACCGTGGTGCCGTGGGCGGCGATCGCCGGCGGTGCGGCGGCCGCGGGCGCGGCGCTGCCGCTGACGAAGGCCGTCCAGCACACCGTCAACCAGTGTCTGACGGTGCTGCTGATCTTCGTGGTGACGGTGTCGGCGGCGCGGGTCGTCGCCGGGCTGGTGCAGTCGGTGACGTCCTCGCGCTCCGGTGTCGCCGGGTCGGCCACGATCTTCGTGAACATCACCCGGATCCTGGTCCTGGCGATCGGCTTCCTGGTGGTGCTGCAGACGCTGGGCATCTCGATAGCCCCACTGCTGACCGCCCTGGGCGTCGGCGGTCTCGCCGTCGCGCTCGCCCTCCAGGACACCCTCGCGAACCTCTTCGCGGGCATCCACATCCTCGCCTCCAAGACCGTGCAGCCCGGCGACTACATCAAGCTGAGCAGCGGCGAGGAGGGCTACGTCGAGGACATCAACTGGCGGCAGACGACCGTGCGCGCGCTCTCCAACAACCTCGTCGTCATCCCCAACGGGCAGCTCGCCAAGACGAACATGACCAACTACATGCGTCCCGAGCAGGAGTTGACGATCCTGGTGCAGGTCGGCGTGGCCTACGACAGCGACCTGGAGCATGTGGAGCGCGTGACCACGGAGGTCATCGAGCAGGTCATGACGGGGGTGGAGGGCGCTCTTCCGCACCATGAACCCGCCATCCGCTTCCACACCTTCGGCGACTCGCGGATCGGCTTCACGGTGATCCTGGGCGTCGGCGAGTTCAGCGACCAGTACCGGATCAAGCACGAGTTCATCAAGCGCCTGCACCGCCGCTACCGCGAGGAGGGCATCCGGATCCCGGCGCCTGCCCGGACGGTGGCGTTGCAGCAGGGCACGGTGGTCATCCCGCAGCAGCGCACGCCCGACGACGTCGTGCAGGGCGAGGTGTCCGCCCTGCACGACTGA
- a CDS encoding M1 family metallopeptidase, which yields MRYRSRVTAPAAVLIGTTAALTGGNTAYADVQDTDVHDTGGQATGAKTGADPAPETLGDPVFPALGNDGYRVTAYHLDFSYDTTTTLVDATATLELRTAQSLGRFSLDSLGLDIHTVHVDGRTAAFEQVDEKLRITPARPLHARARVTVCVTYTVDPRRTLPHTAWVPTPDGFAVCPQPDSAHTVFPCNDHPSDKADLTCRITVPAALRAVASGTLVCTERLAGDRTAYTYRSRSPIATELVQITVGDYVVKERRGPHGLPLRDVVPTARAEALEPALALTPGLVEWIEARLGAYPFETYGLLPCNSDDPHAFDFTGLETQTLTLYKPNFLLQAEPKIGSHMMHELVHSWFGNSVSPATWADLWLNEGHADFYGLLYRYERGWTDSLGYNTFEDRMKYTYGLGDQWRHDSGPVAAPNAVNLFDSQRYTGGVLVLYALRQVVGEDVFHAIERCFLDRYRNSSATTEDYIAVASKVYGQDLSGFLRDWLYGTRTPRMPGHPDWTVTPAKTSLAAPHSRRGGHWHENSATL from the coding sequence ATGAGATATCGCAGCAGAGTGACGGCCCCGGCGGCCGTCCTGATCGGCACGACAGCCGCGCTGACCGGGGGAAACACGGCGTACGCGGACGTGCAGGACACGGACGTGCACGACACGGGCGGGCAGGCCACGGGTGCGAAGACCGGGGCCGACCCGGCGCCCGAGACCCTCGGCGACCCCGTCTTCCCGGCCCTCGGCAACGACGGCTACCGCGTCACCGCCTACCACCTCGACTTCTCCTACGACACCACGACCACCCTCGTCGACGCCACGGCGACCCTGGAGCTGCGCACTGCCCAGTCCCTCGGCCGCTTTTCGCTCGACTCCCTCGGACTGGACATACACACGGTCCACGTCGACGGCCGCACGGCCGCCTTCGAGCAGGTGGACGAGAAACTGCGGATCACTCCTGCCCGGCCCCTGCACGCCCGGGCCCGGGTCACCGTGTGCGTGACGTACACGGTGGACCCGCGGCGTACACTCCCGCACACCGCGTGGGTTCCCACCCCGGACGGGTTCGCCGTCTGCCCGCAGCCGGACTCGGCGCACACCGTCTTCCCCTGCAACGACCATCCGTCGGACAAGGCGGACCTCACCTGCCGGATCACCGTCCCGGCCGCGCTGCGCGCCGTCGCGAGCGGCACGCTCGTCTGCACCGAGCGCCTGGCCGGCGACCGCACCGCGTACACCTACCGCTCACGCTCGCCGATCGCCACCGAACTGGTGCAGATCACGGTCGGCGACTACGTCGTCAAGGAGCGCCGGGGACCGCACGGACTGCCCCTGCGGGACGTCGTCCCGACCGCGCGGGCCGAGGCGCTGGAGCCCGCGCTCGCCCTCACCCCGGGCCTGGTCGAGTGGATCGAGGCGCGGCTCGGGGCCTACCCCTTCGAGACGTACGGCCTGCTGCCCTGCAACTCCGACGACCCGCACGCCTTCGACTTCACCGGTCTGGAGACCCAGACCCTCACCCTGTACAAGCCGAACTTCCTGCTCCAGGCGGAGCCGAAGATCGGCTCGCACATGATGCACGAGCTGGTCCACTCCTGGTTCGGCAACAGCGTCAGCCCCGCCACCTGGGCCGACCTGTGGCTCAACGAGGGCCACGCCGACTTCTACGGGCTGCTCTACCGCTACGAGCGCGGCTGGACCGACTCGCTCGGCTACAACACGTTCGAGGACCGGATGAAGTACACATACGGTCTCGGTGACCAGTGGCGGCACGACTCGGGCCCGGTCGCCGCCCCCAACGCCGTCAACCTCTTCGACAGCCAGCGCTACACGGGCGGCGTCCTGGTGCTGTACGCGCTGCGTCAGGTCGTCGGCGAGGACGTCTTCCACGCGATCGAGCGCTGCTTCCTGGACCGGTACCGCAACTCCTCGGCGACGACGGAGGACTACATCGCCGTCGCCTCGAAGGTGTACGGACAGGACCTGTCCGGGTTCCTGCGGGACTGGCTGTACGGCACGAGGACGCCACGCATGCCCGGCCACCCGGACTGGACCGTGACGCCCGCGAAAACCTCCCTGGCCGCCCCGCACAGTCGCAGGGGCGGGCACTGGCACGAGAACTCCGCGACCCTCTGA
- a CDS encoding NADP-dependent isocitrate dehydrogenase has translation MTDSTIIYTHTDEAPALATYSFLPVVQAYAAQAGVSVETRDISLAGRIIAVFPEYLTEDQRIPDALHELGELAKTPEANIIKLPNVSASIPQLKAAVAELQAQGYALPNYPDDPKTDEERDIQARYDKVKGSAVNPVLREGNSDRRAPASVKNYAKTHPHRMGAWSSESKTDVATMGENDFRSTEKSAVISEAGSLRIELVAADGSTTVLRESVPVLKDEVVDASVLHVAALREFLTAQIARAKAEDVLFSVHLKATMMKVSDPIIFGHVVRAFFPKTFAKYGEVLAGAGLSPNDGLGGIFKGLETLPHFGEEIKASFDAELAEGPALAMVDSDKGITNLHVPSDVIVDASMPAMIRTSGHMWGPDGQEADTLAVLPDSSYAGVYQAVIEDCRAHGAYDPSTMGSVPNVGLMAQKAEEYGSHDKTFEIKAAGTVRVVDQAGNVVIEQAVAEGDIFRACQTKDAPIRDWVKLAVTRARATGDPAVFWLDETRAHDANLIAKVNAYLPEHDTEGLDIRVLAPVEATKLSVERIRRGENTISVTGNVLRDYLTDLFPILELGTSAKMLSVVPLMAGGGLFETGAGGSAPKHVQQLVKENYLRWDSLGEFFALVPSLEQYATFTGNARAQVLADTLDRATATFLNEDKSPTRRVGGIDNRGSHFYLSLYWAQELSTQTDDADLAKAFAPLAETLAANEQKIVDELLAVQGKPADIGGYYQPDPAKAAKVMRPSPTWTEALATLN, from the coding sequence GTGACTGACTCGACCATCATCTATACGCACACTGACGAGGCCCCGGCCCTGGCGACGTATTCCTTCCTGCCGGTGGTCCAGGCGTACGCCGCGCAGGCCGGTGTCTCCGTGGAGACGCGGGACATCTCGCTGGCCGGGCGCATCATCGCCGTGTTCCCGGAGTACCTGACCGAGGACCAGCGCATCCCGGACGCCCTGCACGAGCTGGGCGAGCTGGCCAAGACGCCCGAGGCCAACATCATCAAGCTGCCGAACGTCTCGGCGTCGATCCCGCAGCTCAAGGCCGCGGTCGCCGAGCTGCAGGCGCAGGGCTACGCGCTCCCGAACTACCCGGACGACCCGAAGACCGACGAGGAGCGGGACATCCAGGCCCGCTACGACAAGGTCAAGGGCTCCGCCGTGAACCCGGTCCTGCGCGAGGGCAACTCCGACCGCCGCGCCCCCGCGTCGGTCAAGAACTACGCCAAGACCCACCCGCACCGCATGGGCGCCTGGTCGTCGGAGTCGAAGACCGACGTCGCCACCATGGGCGAGAACGACTTCCGCTCCACCGAGAAGTCCGCGGTGATCTCCGAGGCCGGCTCGCTCAGGATCGAGCTGGTCGCCGCGGACGGTTCCACGACCGTCCTGCGCGAGTCCGTACCCGTCCTGAAGGACGAGGTCGTCGACGCCTCCGTGCTGCACGTGGCCGCCCTGCGTGAGTTCCTCACCGCGCAGATCGCCCGCGCCAAGGCCGAGGACGTCCTGTTCTCGGTGCACCTCAAGGCCACGATGATGAAGGTCTCCGACCCGATCATCTTCGGTCACGTGGTCCGCGCGTTCTTCCCGAAGACGTTCGCGAAGTACGGCGAGGTCCTCGCCGGCGCCGGTCTGTCGCCGAACGACGGTCTGGGCGGCATCTTCAAGGGCCTGGAGACCCTGCCCCACTTCGGTGAGGAGATCAAGGCCTCCTTCGACGCCGAGCTCGCCGAGGGCCCGGCCCTGGCGATGGTCGACTCCGACAAGGGCATCACCAACCTGCACGTGCCGTCCGACGTCATCGTCGACGCCTCGATGCCGGCCATGATCCGCACCTCCGGCCACATGTGGGGCCCGGACGGCCAGGAGGCCGACACCCTCGCGGTCCTGCCCGACTCCTCCTACGCCGGCGTCTACCAGGCCGTGATCGAGGACTGCCGCGCCCACGGCGCCTACGACCCGTCCACCATGGGCTCGGTCCCGAACGTCGGTCTGATGGCGCAGAAGGCCGAGGAGTACGGCTCCCACGACAAGACCTTCGAGATCAAGGCGGCCGGCACGGTGCGCGTGGTCGACCAGGCCGGCAACGTGGTCATCGAGCAGGCGGTCGCCGAGGGCGACATCTTCCGCGCCTGCCAGACCAAGGACGCGCCGATCCGCGACTGGGTCAAGCTCGCCGTCACCCGCGCCCGCGCCACCGGCGACCCGGCCGTGTTCTGGCTGGACGAGACCCGCGCGCACGACGCCAACCTGATCGCCAAGGTCAACGCCTACCTGCCGGAGCACGACACCGAGGGCCTGGACATCCGTGTCCTCGCCCCGGTCGAGGCGACCAAGCTGTCGGTGGAGCGCATCCGCCGCGGCGAGAACACCATCTCCGTCACGGGCAACGTCCTGCGTGACTACCTGACCGACCTGTTCCCGATCCTGGAGCTGGGCACCAGCGCCAAGATGCTGTCGGTCGTCCCGCTGATGGCGGGCGGCGGCCTGTTCGAGACGGGCGCCGGCGGCTCCGCGCCGAAGCACGTCCAGCAGCTGGTCAAGGAGAACTACCTGCGCTGGGATTCCCTCGGCGAGTTCTTCGCGCTGGTTCCCTCCCTGGAGCAGTACGCGACGTTCACCGGTAACGCCCGCGCCCAGGTTCTCGCCGACACCCTCGACCGCGCCACGGCGACCTTCCTCAACGAGGACAAGTCCCCGACCCGTCGCGTCGGCGGTATCGACAACCGCGGCAGCCACTTCTACCTGTCTCTGTACTGGGCGCAGGAGCTGTCGACGCAGACCGACGACGCGGACCTGGCGAAGGCCTTCGCCCCGCTCGCCGAGACCCTCGCGGCGAACGAGCAGAAGATCGTCGACGAACTGCTCGCCGTCCAGGGCAAGCCGGCCGACATCGGCGGCTACTACCAGCCCGACCCGGCGAAGGCGGCGAAGGTCATGCGTCCGTCGCCCACCTGGACCGAGGCCCTGGCGACCCTGAACTGA
- a CDS encoding N-formylglutamate amidohydrolase — translation MPPAAPSFAFLPGAAASPVILHVPHSAREIPAEVRAGIVLDDAALEQELNHITDSHTAELAEEAARLAAVTPWRFVNRLSRLVVDPERFPDEREEMRAVGMGAVYTRTTHREVLRPTDTDAEPLIARYFRPYAQAMTDAVAERLAAVGRAVVVDVHSYPGAPLPYELHGEGPRPPVCLGTDAFHTPADLLAAAQEAFGAAVGETGLDSPFSGAYVPLEYYGKDPRVSALMVEIRRDTYMTEPGGPAGPGLTRLASALASLVTAVTG, via the coding sequence ATGCCCCCCGCCGCCCCCTCCTTCGCGTTCCTGCCCGGCGCCGCCGCCTCCCCGGTGATCCTGCATGTGCCGCACTCGGCGCGGGAGATACCGGCCGAGGTACGCGCGGGCATCGTGCTGGACGACGCGGCACTGGAGCAGGAGCTGAACCACATCACCGACTCGCACACCGCTGAACTCGCCGAGGAGGCGGCCCGGCTGGCGGCCGTCACTCCCTGGCGGTTCGTCAACCGCCTGTCGCGACTGGTCGTCGACCCGGAGCGGTTCCCGGACGAACGGGAGGAGATGCGGGCCGTCGGCATGGGCGCCGTGTACACGAGGACCACGCACCGCGAGGTGCTGCGGCCCACGGACACCGACGCCGAACCACTGATCGCCCGCTACTTCCGGCCGTACGCGCAGGCGATGACCGATGCCGTCGCCGAGCGGCTGGCGGCCGTCGGGCGGGCCGTCGTCGTCGATGTGCACTCCTACCCCGGCGCGCCGCTGCCCTACGAGCTGCACGGCGAGGGACCGAGGCCGCCGGTGTGTCTGGGCACCGACGCCTTCCACACCCCGGCCGACCTGCTCGCCGCCGCACAGGAGGCGTTCGGGGCGGCGGTCGGGGAGACCGGGCTGGACAGCCCGTTCTCCGGGGCGTACGTGCCCCTGGAGTACTACGGGAAGGACCCTCGGGTGAGCGCGCTGATGGTGGAGATCCGCCGCGACACGTACATGACCGAGCCGGGCGGTCCGGCCGGTCCGGGGCTCACCCGGCTCGCCTCGGCGCTGGCGTCCCTCGTGACCGCCGTCACCGGCTGA
- a CDS encoding RNA polymerase sigma factor — protein sequence MTSGTSPATAYDDRPYTRGGTVDRTDVGALVQSAVDGDTAAWKALVDGLSPLVWSVVRAHRLSDADGHEVYQTVWFRFAQHLGRIREPHKAGSWLASTARNECLKVIKGLRRLTPTDDPQLLDRASEDLTPEQSVLDSEEAAAQSERVRFLWQEFEALGERCRQLLGVLIASPPPSYQEVSAALGIAVGSIGPMRQRCLRRLRARLDARGAR from the coding sequence ATGACGTCCGGGACAAGCCCCGCCACGGCGTACGATGACAGGCCGTACACGAGGGGTGGGACCGTGGACCGTACTGATGTCGGCGCGCTCGTCCAGTCCGCCGTCGACGGTGACACGGCGGCCTGGAAAGCGCTGGTGGACGGGTTGAGCCCGTTGGTCTGGTCGGTCGTGCGCGCACACCGGCTCTCCGACGCCGACGGCCACGAGGTGTACCAGACCGTCTGGTTCCGCTTCGCCCAGCATCTCGGCCGGATCCGCGAGCCGCACAAGGCGGGTTCCTGGCTCGCCAGCACCGCGCGCAACGAATGCCTGAAAGTGATCAAGGGCCTGAGGCGGCTGACGCCGACCGACGATCCTCAGCTGCTCGACCGGGCCAGCGAGGACCTCACACCGGAGCAGTCGGTCCTGGACTCGGAGGAGGCGGCCGCGCAGAGCGAACGCGTCCGCTTCCTGTGGCAGGAGTTCGAGGCGCTCGGCGAGCGCTGCAGGCAACTGCTGGGGGTGCTGATCGCCTCACCGCCGCCCAGCTATCAGGAGGTGTCGGCCGCGCTCGGCATCGCCGTCGGCAGCATCGGACCGATGCGCCAGCGATGTCTGCGCCGGCTGCGCGCCCGACTCGACGCACGGGGAGCACGGTGA